One Staphylococcus ratti DNA segment encodes these proteins:
- a CDS encoding heavy metal translocating P-type ATPase: MKEETYKISGMHCAACATRIERVLNRDEAIEEATVNLVMEKATVKYNPKQISRDTIFQKIAHIGFEAHQIEDNDTDTLSDDKALKKQKFKFIISAIFALPLLYTMFAHFSFLSFVPVPQFMMSPWFQLILATPVQFVLGAQFYVGAWRALKNKSANMDVLVAMGTSAAYFYSIYLMIVHLGHEGHEGHIPLYFETSAVLITFILLGKYFEKRAKGHASEAIKKLAALQVKEATVERNGKMVHVAVDQVQVGEIICVKSGSYIPLDAEIIEGATTVNEAMITGESLPVDKHIGDSVIGSTLNETNFIKAKVTNVGEDLVLNQIIKVVEEAQTKKPHIQRLADQISNIFVPVVVGTALFSFLLWYFVLIPFDFTRALEIFIAVIVIACPCALGLATPTSIMVGSGRAAEAGILFKSAESLEQTRQIDTIVFDKTGTLTTGIPEVIEVIELEKSPGIASYIKSLEVQSEHPLSKALVRYFNDAKTVGVQNYETHIGNGISGEVNGLSIQIGSMSFLATHAPVTQSMKAQQYELESKGATVIGVRINQHIVMMIALRDEPKDKVKESILQLRQHYNIVMLSGDSETTVNAIANDLGIETIYAGVKPNQKAEVIEKLQDEGKKVMMVGDGINDAPSLTQSDIGVAMGSGTDIAIESADVALVHNHVSQIPEVLKMSELTMKNIKQNLFFAFCYNMIGIPIAALGFLAPWLAGTAMAFSSVSVVLNALRLKHVQK, from the coding sequence ATGAAAGAAGAAACATATAAAATTTCAGGCATGCATTGTGCCGCTTGTGCAACTCGGATTGAGCGGGTTCTGAATAGAGATGAAGCGATAGAAGAAGCAACGGTTAATTTAGTTATGGAAAAAGCGACCGTAAAATACAATCCGAAACAAATAAGTAGAGATACAATTTTTCAAAAAATAGCTCATATCGGCTTTGAAGCACACCAAATTGAAGATAATGACACTGACACGCTAAGTGACGATAAAGCATTAAAAAAACAAAAATTTAAGTTTATTATATCTGCTATTTTTGCTTTACCATTGCTTTATACGATGTTTGCGCATTTTTCTTTCTTAAGCTTTGTTCCTGTTCCCCAATTTATGATGAGTCCATGGTTTCAATTAATATTAGCAACGCCAGTTCAATTTGTTTTAGGTGCGCAATTTTACGTAGGTGCTTGGCGTGCATTAAAAAATAAAAGTGCTAATATGGATGTTTTAGTTGCGATGGGAACGTCAGCGGCTTATTTTTATAGTATTTATTTAATGATTGTTCACCTAGGGCATGAAGGTCATGAGGGGCATATTCCGCTTTATTTTGAAACAAGTGCAGTACTAATCACATTTATTTTACTTGGTAAATATTTTGAAAAGCGTGCGAAAGGGCATGCGAGCGAGGCAATAAAAAAACTTGCGGCGTTACAGGTTAAAGAAGCTACAGTCGAAAGAAATGGAAAGATGGTGCATGTCGCCGTTGACCAAGTACAAGTAGGGGAGATCATTTGTGTTAAAAGTGGTTCATATATACCTTTAGATGCAGAGATTATTGAAGGGGCAACGACAGTGAATGAAGCAATGATTACGGGTGAAAGCCTTCCTGTCGATAAACATATTGGCGACTCAGTTATCGGTAGTACTTTGAACGAAACGAACTTTATAAAAGCAAAAGTAACAAACGTAGGAGAAGATCTTGTTTTAAACCAAATTATTAAAGTCGTTGAAGAAGCACAAACTAAAAAACCACATATACAACGTTTAGCTGATCAAATTTCAAATATATTTGTTCCAGTCGTCGTAGGTACCGCGCTATTTTCGTTTTTATTATGGTATTTCGTATTAATTCCTTTTGATTTTACACGGGCACTTGAAATTTTTATTGCAGTTATTGTGATTGCGTGTCCATGTGCGTTAGGACTAGCAACGCCAACATCGATTATGGTAGGCTCTGGACGTGCAGCAGAAGCAGGAATTTTATTTAAATCTGCGGAAAGTTTAGAACAAACGCGCCAAATTGACACGATTGTCTTCGATAAAACGGGAACGCTTACAACTGGAATACCAGAAGTGATAGAGGTTATTGAACTTGAAAAAAGCCCGGGAATTGCAAGCTATATTAAAAGTTTAGAAGTGCAATCTGAACATCCATTATCTAAGGCGCTTGTACGTTATTTTAATGATGCTAAGACAGTTGGAGTCCAAAATTACGAAACGCATATCGGTAATGGTATATCGGGGGAAGTCAATGGATTAAGTATTCAGATTGGTTCTATGTCATTTTTAGCTACTCATGCACCCGTGACGCAATCGATGAAAGCACAGCAATATGAACTTGAATCCAAAGGGGCTACAGTAATAGGTGTACGAATCAACCAGCACATCGTGATGATGATTGCCTTACGTGATGAGCCGAAAGATAAGGTAAAAGAAAGTATTCTGCAATTGCGTCAACACTATAATATTGTGATGTTAAGTGGAGATAGTGAAACGACGGTAAATGCTATCGCAAATGACTTAGGTATTGAGACAATTTATGCTGGTGTTAAACCAAACCAAAAAGCTGAAGTCATTGAAAAGTTACAGGACGAAGGAAAAAAAGTAATGATGGTAGGCGATGGTATCAATGACGCACCTTCTTTAACACAAAGTGACATTGGGGTAGCAATGGGTTCTGGAACGGATATTGCTATAGAATCTGCGGATGTCGCACTCGTACACAATCATGTTTCACAAATACCAGAAGTATTAAAAATGAGCGAATTAACGATGAAAAATATTAAACAAAATTTATTTTTTGCATTTTGTTACAATATGATTGGCATACCTATTGCAGCTTTAGGCTTTTTAGCGCCGTGGTTAGCTGGTACTGCAATGGCG